In Bactrocera oleae isolate idBacOlea1 chromosome 5, idBacOlea1, whole genome shotgun sequence, a genomic segment contains:
- the Syx16 gene encoding syntaxin-16, protein MTSRNLTEVFVIMRNNASKHRNLYSESRSTEDAERLINNSIRDAEEGLEMRDDYGTPPLWIDKLEEAQYTLSKIKPKLDELGSLHARHLLQPAFDENFEEEKEIENLSQEISKLITSTHRHIQCIRSSLGIGTKMEQRLTENVVTCLLLQLQELTFKFRNSQSIYVRQLNSREERSQKYFENDDFTNIDLVPGTTDDHDNFVDTFDNFLQPVSSVLNNNKSSNKRSYLYDDDSSQQIDEDFQRPISNRMTKQQLLLFEEENTRFAINRDEEVTKIVKSIYDLNDIFKDLSQMVQEQGTILDRIDYNVEQTQTRVSEGLRQLQRAEIYQRKNRKMCIIMVLASVTLFMLLLLIFTKL, encoded by the exons ATGACTTCGCGTAACCTAACTGAGGTTTTTGTGATAATGCGCAATAATGCATCCAAACATCGAAATTTGTATTCTGAAAGCaga TCGACGGAAGATGCAGAACgtttaattaataattcaatCCGCGATGCAGAGGAAGGTTTAGAAATGCGGGATGACTACGGTACTCCTCCCTTGTGGATTGATAAGCTAGAGGAAGCACAATACACTTTATCTAA AATAAAGCCAAAACTTGATGAATTAGGTTCATTACATGCAAGACACCTGTTGCAACCTGCTTTCGATGAAAATTTTGAGGaagaaaaagaaatagaaaaccTTAGCCAGGAAATTTCAAAACTGATCACATCCACTCACCGACATATACAATGTATTCGATCAAGTCTTGGTATAGGAACTAAGATGGAACAGCGGTTAACAGAAAATGTTGTAACTTGTTTGCTACTTCAATTGCAAGAATTGACCTTTAAATTTCGTAACAGTCAAAGTATTTACGTACGTCAACTGAATTCTAGAGAAGAAcgttcacaaaaatattttgaaaatgatgATTTCACAAACATTGACTTAGTTCCGGGTACTACAGATGATCACGATAATTTCGTAGATACATTTGATAACTTTCTACAACCCGTTTCCTctgtattaaataataataaatctagTAACAAACgtagctatttatatgatgaTGATTCTTCTCAACAAATAGATGAAGATTTTCAACGTCCTATATCGAATCGCATGACTAAACAGCAACTCCTGCTTTTTGAAGAAGAAAATACTCGCTTCGCAATTAATCGCGACGAAGAAGTCACCAAAATCGTAAAATCTATTTATGATCTTAATGATATATTTAAAGATCTTAGTCAAATGGTACAAGAACAGGGTACTATATTGGATCGTATTGATTACAATGTCGAGCAAACGCAGACAAGGGTATCTGAAGGGCTTCGGCAATTGCAACGTGCTGAaatatatcaaagaaaaaaccgGAAAATGTGTATTATTATGGTGTTGGCATCTGTAACTTTAtttatgcttcttcttcttatttttacaaagttataa